Proteins from a genomic interval of Ictalurus furcatus strain D&B chromosome 2, Billie_1.0, whole genome shotgun sequence:
- the rundc3aa gene encoding RUN domain-containing protein 3A, whose product MEASCIHTAMAMGLTSKKASNRNVAVERKNLITVCRFSVKTLLEKYTAEPIDDSSEEFVNFAAILEHILSHRFKGPGGWFSSDGQRSFWDYVRLACSKVYNNCISSIENIENISTSRAKGRAWIRMALMEKRLSEYIATALRDTRTTRKFYDDGAIMLREEATVLTGMLIGLSAIDFSFCLKGEVLDGKTPAVIDYTPYLKFTQSYDYLSDEEDRRSVDSSASEDSVAEHPYIPLVTDEESWSTRCRKMEQRFKIVYAQKGYLEELVRLRESQLKNVETENKRLNAKLEDLQIQSQQEKKELEAIILELQAQLTGVIPCAPAHLSKDLSVSLVNQWPSVQTANNQRDVKLFRRRSFHSLSLSGEVSLNSKESLKTDGKQNGDSDWCSGVKDTTPSMLGLCGSLASSPSCKSLASLKSSEYLVNISAEPSPALSPS is encoded by the exons ATGGAAGCGTCTTGCATCCACACCGCGATGGCTATGGGTCTAACGTCGAAAAAAGCGTCTAACAGGAACGTGGCGGTGGAGCGCAAGAACCTCATCACTGTCTGCAG GTTTTCAGTAAAGACTCTACTGGAGAAGTACACAGCTGAGCCCATCGATGACTCATCGGAAGAGTTTGTTAACTTTGCTGCAATCTTGGAGCACATACTCAGTCACCGCTTCAAAG GTCCAGGCGGTTGGTTCAGCTCAGATGGACAGAGGAGTTTCTGGGATTATGTTCGCCTGGCCTGCAGTAAAGTTTACAACAACTGCATCAGCAGCATTGAGAACATTGAAAACATCAGCACGTCCCGAGCCAAG GGCCGGGCATGGATTCGCATGGCCCTCATGGAGAAGCGTTTGTCTGAATACATTGCCACAGCCTTAAGAGATACTCGGACCACGAG gaagtTTTATGATGATGGTGCCATCATGCTGAGAGAGGAAGCTACAGTCTTGACAGGGATGCTGATTGGACTTAGTGCCATTGATTTCAG TTTCTGTTTGAAGGGAGAGGTATTGGATGGGAAGACTCCTGCTGTGATTGATTACACACCATACTTGAAATTTACCCAGAG TTATGACTACCTGAGTGATGAGGAGGACCGGCGCAGCGTGGACAGCAGTGCGAGTGAAGACAGCGTGGCTGAGCATCCCTATATCCCTCTGGTCACTGATGAGGAGAGCTGGAGCACCAGGTGTCGCAAGATGGAGCAGAGGTTCAAGATCGTCTACGCCCAGAAG GGTTATCTGGAAGAATTGGTGCGACTGAGAGAGTCACAGCTGAAGAACGTAGAGACCGAGAATAAGAGACTGAATGCAAAACTGGAGGATCTGCAAATCCAGAGCCAACAGGAGAAGAAAGAGCTTGAGGCCATTATTCTGGAGCTACAAGCACAACT TACTGGTGTTATTCCATGTGCACCAGCCCATTTGTCAAAAGATCTGTCGGTCTCCTTGGTTAACCAGTGGCCATCTGTACAAACTGCAAACAACCAAAGGGACGTAAAGCTATTCCGCCG GAGAAGTTTTCACAGTTTGAGCCTCTCTGGTGAAGTCAGTCTGAACTCCAAAGAGTCTCTGAAGACAGATGGGAAACAAAATGGAGACAGTGACTGGTGCTCAGGAG TGAAAGACACTACTCCATCTATGCTGGGCCTATGTGGGTCTCTGGCCTCTTCGCCAAGCTGCAAATCTCTGGCCAGTCTTAAATCCAGCGAGTATTTGGTGAACATCAGTGCAGAGCCCAGCCCTGCCCTCTCCCCCAGCTAG